CGCCAGTCAAAAAATCGCCATAATCCATTATTTATATATGGACCTTCTGGTTTGGGAAAAACGCATTTAATGCATTCGGTAGCAGATCGTTATGTAAAAAATAATAAGAGTTTTTATTATTTTACTTCTGAGAATTTTATTAACCAATTGGTTTATTCTTTAAGAAATAATAAAATAGAAGATTTTAAAAAGAAAATTAAAAAAGTAGATTTATTAATTGTTGATGATATTCATGTATTAGCTGGTAAAACTAAAAGTAGTAATGAGTTCTTAACGTTATTTGCAGATTTCACCAGTGGGGATAAACAGCTTATTTTAGCGTCTGACCGTCACCCCTCGCAAATGACTGAATTTGATGAGCGCTTTCGCTCACGTTTTTCTTGGGGTTTAACGGTTGCCGTTGAGCCGCCTGAGATTGATACGCGTGTGCAGATTTTACAGAAAAAAGCCGCCTCTTTTGGCATGATACTTCCAAAAGAATGTGCGTTATTTATTGCGCAAAATGTTGTTTCTAATGTCAGGCGCTTAGAAGGGGCTTTAAATCAAGTATTTGCTAATGCCAACTTGACGGGAGCACCGATTACACTTGAAATGGTGCAATATGCATTAAAGGATATTGTGGCATTGCGCGTTCAAGCCATCAATATGGTTAATATTCGTAAAGTTGTCGCTGAGTATTATGATGTGACAATCAAAGACATTATGGGACGCAAACGGACGCGTAGTATTGCGCGTCCACGTCAAATCGCGATGGCGCTATCGCGTGAGCTGACCAGCAATAGCTTTCCCGATATTGGACAGTCATTTGGCGGTCGTGATCATACGACAGTGATGCATGCTTGTGATAAAGTTGCCGAACTACGTGCCGCCGATCCTGCATTTGATAAAGACTACAAATCATTATCGATGATGCTACAAGCGGGGTAGGGAAAATGGGTGCGAGTTAAAATACCATTGTGTTGTGACTTCCATGTTGCGACTGGCGAATATGGTTTATAATGGGCCAAATCTCAAATATTTATACAAGCCACCGTCAATAGGCTGTCATTAAGCTATCATTAAAAGAACAATTCAATTAAGAGTAATCCAGCATGCAATTATCGATTAATCGAGAGTCGTTACTAAAAGCCATTAATTTGATCGCCAAGGCTGCCGATAAACGCCATAACATGATTATCTTAGGCAATATTAAAGTACAGTTGTCTGAATCTGAGCTGATTTTAACGGCATCTGATTTAGAAGTGGAGCTGACCTCGACGCTGAAATTGCCTGCTGGTGCTTGTATTGAGTCAGGTGCAACGACCTTGCCTGCGATAAAGTTAAAAGACATTTGTAAGTCATTACCAGCACAAGCACAGATTAATTTAGCTACTCAAGAAAATGAGCGTTGTTTACTGACCAGTGGTAAAAGCCGTTTTACGTTAGGCACGTTGCCAAGTGAGAATTATCCAAGTTTGGGCAATCCTGAAAATATCACACCATTAATTATTAGCCGTAGCCGCCTTACAAATTTGATTCATAAAACTCAGTTTGCGATGGCGATTCAAGATGTGCGCTATTACCTAACCGGTATGCTGTTTGATGTCTCACAACAGCAGCTGACCACAGTCGCAACGGATGGTCATCGATTGGCGTTAGCTCGCAGTGTTATTGATGTGAGTGCCGATTTAAATATGCAGGCTATTTTACCGCGTAAAGCTGTCATTGAGCTTGAACGTTTGACTTCTGAGCTGGGTAAAATGCTGGGTGACCAAGATAATTCCGTGACATTAAGTTTCGGTCGCGAGTTTTTGCAAGTCAGTTTGCCTTTTGGTGACGTTGATAGCACTGGTCAAGTCAGTCAAGACTTGATGGTGACGTTCACGGCGCGTCTTATTGATGGGAAATTTCCAGATTATCGTCGAGTAATGCCAAGTAATACGGATAAATTGGCGTTATTTAATAAAGAAAAAATGACTGACGTCCTGCGCCGTGTGGCGATTTTGAGTAATGAGAAGTCTCGCGGTGTGGTATTTAACTTTGCCAGTGATGGGATGGTAGAAGTACGCGCTAATAATGCTGAGCAAGATGAAGCCATTGAGATGATTCAGGCTAAGTATCAAGGCGAGCCGATGGAATTGTCTTTTAATTCTGCCTACTTGCAGGATGTGCTAGGTGTTATTCAAGGTGATGTACAAATGCACATGAGCCAATCTAATGCCTCAGTACTGGTCAATCAGCTCAATGACGACCTGCATCAATATGTGATTATGCCGATGCGTATTTAGTTAAACCTATTGTCTAGTATCAATTAATTGTGACTGCCTATCTTTTGATAGGCTTAGTTTTATGACCTTTTGCTGAGCTGTAATCATAACTTATCGTTGTGGGTATTGGCTTAGACAACGCTAGGCAACATAAATAGGCAGTTCTAAGTATTATGATTGAACGTCTGCAAATCTCGCATTTGCGTAATCTTACCCAAGTTACTATGCAAACTGCCGCCTGTAATGTCATTATCGGTGTTAATGGCAGCGGTAAGACCTCATTGCTAGAAGCAATATTTTTACTATCCCGTGGTAAAAGCTTTCGCCATAGTCAGCCCAAACGCTATGTCCAGCATCATCAGTCAGCAGCAATAGTTCACGCCAAGCTTACTGACGGCAGTACATTGGCCATTCAAAAGCAGGTCGATGCCACGACGATGCTCAGGCTAAACCAAACCACAGTTTATAATCAAAGTATTCTGACAGAACAGCTGCCGACGTTATTGATAGACCCATCGACGATGGATATGTTAGAACAAGGCAGTGCCAGTCGTCGCCAATTGTTAGATTGGCTAGTGTTTCACATGAAACCTGGTTTTCACGCGCAGTGGCTCGCCTATCAACGCTTATTAAAGCAGCGCAACAGCTTACTGAAACAAACCAAGCATCTAACCAGCGTTCAGCGTGCTGAAATAAAAGCTTGGGATAAAGGTTTAGCCAGTCATGCCGCCCTGATTCATCATTACCGCGCGCAAGTATTTGCCGCATGGCAGCCCTATTTTGCACAAACTATTTCGAAACTATTGCCTACCTATGTGCAGCAATTAAGCTTGAGTTATAACGCAGGTTACGATACCAGTATGCCTCTTGATGAACAGTTAAACGAACGCTTAACGCAAGATTTACAATTAGGCTATACGCGCAATGGCAGTCACCGCGCTGACATTCATGTGCATTGGCATTCGGACGCTTCAGCAAAAAACGAGGTCAATATTGAGTTTGCATCTGACCCCGTTATTAAGCTTCCTATCATCAAAGAACAGGCAGCAAATGTTTTGTCTCGCGGTGAAAAAAAGCTGCTAATCACGGCACTGCGGTTATCACAATTGCCTTTATTGCTTAACCGCTCCGAGATGACAAATGCTGCACCAACAGTAAATTTGGTAACGACCACGCCTGTCGTTTTGCTCGACGATATTACGGCTGAGCTTGATGATAGGGCGATAGATATCTTATTATCAACCTTAGCGCAACTACCTTGTCAGGTATTTATGACCAGTTTGACGTCGGATATTTTGCCGCTCGTTGCTAAGTATTGGTCAACTGCAAATGTGTTTCATGTGAAACAAGGTATCTTAACGGCTTATCCGTAATGACCTATTAAGCACCCATTTATACCTTTCTTCTTATACTTATGACGGCTACTTTTACGGCAAAGTCTTGCTCAAAACCTATTTATTTCTATGCTTCCACTTCCTTTTTCCTCGTGCTAAAACGCTTATTTTTATCTTAACGCTATCTTTATACTATGACGCGTTTTTGTGTCCTTATCTGCAGGGCTAGTTTTCGCAAACCTACTGCTAAACAGTGACTTATAAGCAAAAAAATGCTAAAATAAGGCTTTATTTTCGTCCTATTTTCAGTAAGTTATCTATTGGCTTTATATTATTTATTATCGATATAAATAATTCTCTAAGTGGTTGATAACACGCTGTTTTATTAATTATCTTGCGCTTTGGTAGTGGTGATAAAAAACCTCAAGGCGCTGACGATGTTAATAACAACGTGACTTTCATGGTCTATAAATCCCCACGAGCTTCTAATGAAAGATTTTTATTCTAAACGAGTAAAATCTAAGATAACGTCATGAGGTGTCACCGTCGTGGTGCGCTCGTCATAAACCGCTGATATGGCTTGATTAAGGAATACCAATGAGTGATTCATTTACCGATAACGAGCAACTGATGTCAGATACTAGTGTTCAGCCCAGCGTCTCTGAGGTAACTGCTGACGTGGTTACTGAAAGCAATCCGTCCGATTATAGCTCCAAAGATATCCGCGTGTTGCGCGGTCTTGAGGCAGTGCGCGTGCGTCCTGGGATGTATATCGGTGATACCGATGATGGTACGGGTCTGCATCATATGGTCTTTGAGGTCGTCGATAACTCCATCGATGAGGCACTTGCCAATCACTGTGACCAGATTGATATCGTTATTCATGAAGATGAGTCGGTCAGTGTCATGGATAATGGTCGTGGTATTCCGGTTGATATCCATCCAGAAGAAGGCGTATCAGCGGCACAGGTCATTATGACGGTACTGCACGCGGGCGGTAAGTTCGATGACAACAGTTATAAAGTGTCGGGCGGTCTACATGGCGTTGGCATCTCTGTCGTCAATGCGTTGTCTAAAAAGTTAGAAATGAACATCTGGCGCGAAGGCTTTCATTATCAGCAGACTTATAGTGATGGCGTGCCTGATGGCGATATTCAGCCCATGGAAGAAACCAATAGAACGGGTACGCAAATCCGTTTTTACCCCAGCACAGATGTGTTTACGGGCACTGTTTTTGAATATGATATTTTAGCCAAGCGTTTACGTGAGCTGTCATTCCTAAACTCAGGCGTGCGCATTGTGTTAACCGATGAGCGTATTGATAAGCGTCATGAGTTTGAACATAAAGGTGGTTTATCGGAGTTTGTCAGCTATATTAATGCCGGTAAAGACAGCGTTAATGACGTCTTTCATTTTACTAGTGAGCAATCCGATGGTATCAGTGTTGAAGTGGCGCTACAGTGGACGGATACGTATAACGAAAAAGTGCTTTGTTTCACCAATAATATTCCACAGCGTGATGGCGGTACGCATTTATCAGGTTTCCGCTCCGCATTAACGCGTTGTTTGAACAGTTATATGGATCGCGAAAACCTCTTTAAAAAAGAGAAAGTCGTTGCAACCGGTGATGATGCGCGTGAAGGCTTAACGGCTATCGTTTCTGTTAAAGTGCCTGATCCTAAATTCTCCAGTCAAACCAAAGATAAACTCGTCTCAAGCGAAGTAAAATCCGCTGTTGAATCGGCAATGCATGATAAGTTTAATGATTATTTGCAAGAGAATCCAAGTGCGAGTAAGGCTATCGCTGGTAAGATTATTGATGCGGCGCGTGCCCGTGATGCAGCGCGTAAAGCTCGTGAGATGACCCGTCGTAAGACCACCTTAGATATCGCTGGGCTACCGGGTAAATTGGCGGATTGCCAAGAAAAAGATCCGGCATTATCAGAGCTATATATCGTGGAAGGAGACTCTGCGGGCGGATCAGCCAAGCAAGGTCGTAGCCGTAAAACGCAAGCAATTTTACCGCTAAAAGGTAAAATTCTCAACGTTGAGCGTGCGCGTTTCGACAAGATGTTATCTTCACAAGAAGTCGGTAATCTAATTACTGCGCTTGGTTGTGGTATTGGTCCTGATGAATATAATCCTGATAAAGTTCGTTATCATAAAATTATCATCATGACCGATGCGGACGTTGATGGATCGCATATTCGTACTTTGCTATTAACCTTTTTCTTCCGTCAAACGCCGGAATTGATTGAGCGTGGTTATATTTATATTGCTCAGCCACCACTTTATAAAGTTAAAAAAGGTCGTCAAGAGCTGTATTTAAAAGATGATGAAGCGTTAAAAGCCTACTTATTGTCATCAACGATTGATAATACCAAGCTCCATGTCAGTGCGGATGCACCGGCTATTACCGGTCAGGCATTAGAGACGTTATTAAACGATTATAACCAAACGCAACTGATTAAAGCACGTCTGCAAATTCGTTATCCGGCGGTGTTATTAGATGGCTTAACCCATACGCCAAAGCTGACGACAGATATGACTTACGATAAAGACGCGATGGAAGCATGGAAAGCCACGCTACAGACTCAGCTTGAGCACTTTGGTAGTGACTTAAACCCTGAGATTGAGCTGGTCAATATCCATGCCCCGCAACCAAAGAATATGGATGCGGCGGCGGCTGATTTATTAGGTATGAAGCCTGTTGTTGAAGTGGAAGCTGGCGATACTTCTGATGCTGAAGCAGCACCCGTAAAAGCTCAATGGTTGCCACGTATTACCGTTTATGTGCATCAATTGGCGCATCATTATCTGCTTGATGCCAGCTTTATCAATTCAGGTGAGTACTCGCGTCTGCTGCGTCTATCGGCAGAATGGAATACCTTGCTTGAGGACAGTGCCTTTATTCGCCGTGACAGCAATACGGCTACCAATAAAGACATTCCTGTCCGTGACTTTGATTATCTGTGGCAACAAATGATGATTGATGCGCGTCGTGGTTTGGCTATTCAGCGCTATAAAGGGCTGGGCGAGATGAATGCCGATCAGCTTTGGGATACCACCATGGATCCTGAAAACCGTCGTATGCTACGAGTCACCATTGAAGATGCGATTGCTGCTGACCATATGTTCACCTGCCTCATGGGCGACCATGTCGAGCCGCGCCGTATCTTTATCGAAGAAAATGCGCTCACGGTTTCTAACTTAGACATCTAATTTAGCTATCTGATTTTAAACGATAAGCATGATTTAAAAATAAAAAACCACCGCTTTGATTATCTAAGCGGTGGTTTTTTAATGAGGATAATAAAAATTTTGTTTCACGTGAAACTTAAAGAATTAATCAATAGAGATATAAATAAGGCTTACTCGTCGTCAGTATTAAAACGCCATGCCAAAATACGGGTATTCTTTTGACCTTGGCTCATCTCAATAATGCGCATTTGCGCCACATCGAGTTGCTGTAATAATAACTGCAATGGTTTGACGTTTTCAGATTTTGATACCAAAGTGGTAAACCAACCCACGTGTTCAGCAAATTTTTGACTCTCTTTTGCCATTTTGGTGATAAAAGCAATCTCGCCACCTTCACTCCACAGCTCTTGATGCTGACCACCAAAGTTTAGATTCTGTGCGGCATTGCCAGACTTGGTTGAGCTGCGGCTGATTTGTTCGTTCTCATTCTTACCGCGATGACGTTGCAAATTGTGCTGCTTACGGCTATTGGCTTCCATCGCTTCTTCTAATGAGGCATGAAATGGAGGGTTACAGACCACCACATCAAAGTAATCTTGGCGACCAATGATATTAGCAAAAATACGCTTAGGCTCAGGTTGTAATTTTACTTTAACCGCGCTTTTTAACTTGGGATTGGTTTCACAAATAAGCGCTGCGGTGTTGACCGATATCGGATCAATGTCTGAAGCCGTAAAGCGCCAACCATAACTTTGACTACCGACAATGGGATAAATCGCGCTGGCACCGGTGCCAATATCAAGGGCGTGGATTTCTTTGCCAGTCGGTGGCGTATTGTCTTTATTAACATGCGTGGTTTGCGCGAGTAGGTCAGCAATATAATGAATATAATCGGCACGACCCGGAATCGGCGGACATAGATAGCCTTCCGGAATATCCCAAAATTTAACACCATAATAATGAGCCAGTAACGCCTGATTAAGTACGCGCACAGCTGCACTGTCTGAGAAATTAATCGTCGGCTCGCCATTAGGATTGGTAATCGTATGTTTGGCAAGCTCAGGCAAAGCGCGGGTCAACACGGCAAAGTCATAGCGACCTTGGTGCGGATTGCGCGGATGCAGCTGCCCTAACTTTTTAGCAGTCTCAGGCGAGCGATTGCGGTGATTATTGGCGGTCGGGCGACGGTTCATAGGCTTACTTGTCATGGTTTCAGGCTGCGATATGTGGATATAACCGGTAAGTGTAGCAGATTTCACGCACGACTATTTAGATATCATTCGGTCAAAAAATAGAATGCTCAGGGCAGTGAAGTCTCTTGCGTTAGGTAACCCAGCTGTCTATATTAAAAAGTTGTGACGCTATTTAAAAGACGCTGTGTAAAAGACAATAGCGACTTATAAAATAACAACCAACAAGGATAAAATTATGACCACTGCCATAGATCGCATCACCTATGAGACTCAAGATAGTATTTGTCTGATAGGGCTCAATCGCGCTGATAAACGCAATGCTTTTGACAGCCTTATGATTGCTCAATTGTCTGACGCGCTCACCCGTTATGAAAATGACACGCATCTACGTTGTGCGTTAATTTTCGCCCATGGTGAGCATTTCACTGCTGGATTAGACCTCATGGAGCTACAGGATAAATGGGATAAAGGCGCATTTGAATTTGATGAAACCCAAATCGACCCGTGGGGCATTGGTGGTAAGTTACGTACTAAACCTGTCGTCGTTGCGGTACAAGGGACGTGTTTCACCGCTGGCATTGAGCTGATGTTAAATGCTGATGTGGTGATTGCGAGCGATAACTGCAACTTTGCGCAAATGGAAGTACAGCGCGGTATCATGCCGTTTGGTGGCGCGACCGTGCGCTTTGTCCAAGCAGCTGGCTGGCAAAAAGCCATGCCGTATCTATTAACAGGCAAAAACTTCGATGCGCAAACGGCAGATAGATTAAATTTAGTTAGTGAAGTCGTGCCAAATGGGGAAGAATACGAGCGCGCGCTAACTATCGCCAAAGAAATTTGCACGGCAGCTCCGCTTGGGGTCCAAGCGTTACTGTCTTCAGCACAAGATGCCAGTCGCAATGGTACAAGTGCAGCCTTAGCCAATATTCATAGCTATTTGCCACCGCTATTTTATTCAGAAGATGCAAAAGAGGGTGCAATGGCGATGGTTGAGAGAAGGGAGGCTGAGTTTGTGGGGCGTTAGAATAAATAAAGCAAAAGTTGATTAATAACAATCACTCTGACATCATGATTGCTTTGATATTTTTTGAAGAGATTGAATGTGAAAGTTATAAAAAAGTTAAAGCTGAAAAACTTTAAGAGATTCGAGGATTTTGAAGTTGACTTTACGCCAAACATAAACTTAATAATTGGAGATAATGAAGCTGGTAAAAGTACGATATTAACAGCATTGGAGCTTGTGATAAGTGGTAGTGCTGCTCGTGTCGAAAGTATAGGGTTAGAAAACATCTTCTCAATGTCAGTAATTAAAAGCTTTCTTTCTAGCACAAAAGAAACTGATAAATTACCTACTATTCACGTAGAAATATATTTAGAGGAACAAAATGACCCTAATCTTTATGGCAACTATAATTTAGACAAAAAGGATAGCGACGGACTTCAATTAATTTGCAAACCAAATGAAAGTCTATTAGGAGAGATTAGTTCTATACTGAGCCAATCTGGTGATAATTTCCCATTTGAACTTTATGATATTAGCTTTAGCACCTTTGCTGGAATTGCGTTCTCTGGCTATAGTAAATACTTTAGATATATAGCTATTGATAGCACACAGATTAACAACGAGTATGCTACTAGAAGATATATATCCAATCTTTATGAATCACTATTAAACCCAGTCGATCGAAGTATTCTTGCTAATGAATATAGGCAACAAAAAGTTAGCTTTAAGGATAACAGCTTACATAGAGTTAACAGTAGTTTAAGTGATTATGAATTTTCAATACGTTCAAATCCACGTTCAAATTTAGATACTGACTTGACTATTGTGGAAGGTGATATACCTATTGAACATAAAGGTAAAGGAAAGCAGTGCTTTGTAAAAACAGAGTTTGCTTTAAGTCAGCCCCAAGGAAAATCAGTAAACACAATTTTATTAGAAGAGCCAGAGAACCATTTAAGTCACATTAGCATGAAAAAGCTGATTAATCGGATATCGGAATCTTCAGTCAATCAAATCTTTATTGCAACTCATAGTAGTCTGGTAAGTACACGACTAGATTTAAGGAAATCCATATTATTAAATAGTAATAGTACATCTCCTGTGACCTTAAAAGATATTCCAGAAGATACTGCTAAGTTTTTTATGAAAGCACCAAATAATAATATTTTGGAATTTATTTTATCTAAGAAAGTAATACTTGTAGAAGGTGATGCTGAGTTTATTCTATTAGAAGCTTTCTATGAAAAGTGCAGTCAATCCACAACAGATATTGATGATGTTCATATCTTATCAGTAGGAGGTACAAGTTTTAAAAGATACTTAGACTTAGCTGAGAAACTAGGCATCAAAACTGCTGTTATTAGAGATAATGATGGAGATTATAATAAAAACTGTCTAGAAAGATACAATGATTATTTATCTAGCACTATAAACGTATTTTATGATTCTGATAACGAAAATACAACTTTCGAAATATGTCTCTATAAAAAAAATATAGACCTTTGTGATCAACTGTTTTATTCATCTAGAAGGACACTACCTATTTTAGACTATATGCTCAAAAATAAGGCAGATAGTGCTTTTAAATTACTTGATGAAAAAGCAGAGGAAATCAACGTTCCAGATTATATTGAGAAGGCAATAGAATGGATAAGAGGGTAGTTCTTGCGGTTGCAGGTTCCGGTAAAACAACATCAATTATCAACTCTCTTCAAATTGATAGCAGAGCGTTAATAATAACTTATACTGTGAATAATGTTGAAAATATAAAGAATAGGATTATAAGGAAGTTTGGGTTAATTCCAAACGGAATAAAAATATATGGGTATTTTTCTTTTCTTTATACATTTTGCTATAAGCCTATACTTCATGTTGAGTTGAACTCCAAAGGGTTGGTATGGCAAAAACCTCCACTTAGAACTAAGAACACCGACAGAAATCACTATTTTACGAGAAATAATTACATCTATGCTAATAGGCTTTCGAAATTAATCATTAACTATTCGTTAGCTAAAACGATAAATAGAATAGAAAAGTATTTTGACTATTTATATGTTGATGAAATTCAAGATTTTGGAGGTAATGACTTTAATTTTTTAGTTGAGTTAGGGAAAGCTAAACTAAACCAACTACTTGTTGGTGATTTTTATCAACATACCTTTGATACAAGTAGAGATGGTAATACAAATGCAAAGCTACATGAGGATTATGTCAAATATACAGGAAGGTTAAGAAAATCTGGACATGTAATTGACATGTCAACTTTATCTGCTAGCCATCGTTGTAGCCAAACTGTGTGCTTATTTATAAGTGATAAACTAAAGATAAGTATAAATTCGCATCGTAGTGATTCAACTCTAATAGAGTTTACCAACTGCGAAAAAGATGCTTTAAGATTATTCAGGGATGATGAAGTAGTAAAGTTATTTTATCAATCAAGTAATAAATATAGTTGTTATGGCGATAACTGGGGTGCTGTTAAAGGTCTAGATGATTTCTCAGATGTTTGTGTGGTTTTGAACAACACTACTTTGAAGCATTATTTAGATGGTACACTCCACACATTACCTTCGAAAACACTTAATAAACTTTATGTCGCTTGTAGTAGAACAAAGAATAACCTGTATTTTATACCTGAAAAAAATGTTAGAAAGCTTAAAGATTTTCAGTAACCTATTGCTCACTTGGTGATTGTTTTAGGGGTTTTTATATTTTACTGTCTCTTGCTAAGGTAAGGTTTTTTAGCCATGACAATAGCGGCTATTCTTGTCTAACCACTGAGGTTGCGGGGAATTGGCTAGAGGTGGTCGCTCGAATGTTGGAACGACTCTAGCTTTATTCACTGCCTCACTGAGCAGGCAAGATAATAGCGAATTGCAGGATTAGCTACTAAATCTTAATCTCTAATAACATCAGCTAAATTACCTATCTAATCACCCTATAACACCTCCACGCAACCGCTATAAAGCCACTGGCAATCGCCGCATTCATACTATACTTTAACCTATCATTTTGCTTGATTACTCTAACCTTTCAACCTCATTCAATTCCCATTTATAATAAGCCAACGCCACCCTTTAAGAGAGCACCTATGCCATACAACTTTGATGAAATAATCGACAGACGTCATACTGGATCGCTTAAATGGCATTATACCGACGATACCATTGCGCTTTGGGTGGCGGATATGGATTTTAGAGCGGCACAGCCCATCTTTAACACGATTGAACGCGTGCTGCATCATGGCGTATTAGGATATACCAAACCCACTGAGGCGCTATACGAGGCAGTTATTAATTGGCATGGTAGTCGTTATAATTTGTGGCTTGATCAGCACAATATCTTGTTTTCCCCCGGTGTCGTACCAAGTTTGGCGCTAATGATGCGAGTATGGACTGAAGTGGGTGATGCGATATTGGTCAATGATCCTATCTATACGCCTTTTATGTCGAAGGTTCGAGATAATGGTCGACGGCTTATTCTCTCGCCATTAAAAGAGTTTGAAGGTAAGTATCATCTAGATTTGGCGGATATCGAAGCCAAAATAATTGAGCATGATGTAAAGATTTTTCTATTCTGTAATCCGCACAATCCGGGTGGGCGCGTGTGGGCGGCTGATGAGCTTAAGGCGCTGCTTGAGGTTTGTAAAAAGCACGATGTAGCGATTGTCAGTGATGAGATTCATCAAGACTTAACCTTGAGTGGTCATACCTTTACCCCTTTTTTAACGCTAGCAGACGGCTATGAGCACAAGATGGTGAGCATCACTGCAATGACCAAAACCTTTAATGTGGCAGGTCTTAAATGCTCAATGATTTTTGCTAAAGATAAAGCCTTGATTAAAAAAATTAGCCAACAGCAGCACTTAAATGACGAGCATGATCTTAATTTATTTGCTTATGAAGTGATTCGTAGTGCTTATGAAAACGGTGGCGAGTGGTTGGCGCAGGCGTTAGCTTATATCGAAGCCAATATTGACTTAACGTTACGCTTTTTAGAGGAGCATCTGCCCGAAATTAAGGTCATGCGTCCAGAAGCGTCGTATTTAATATGGCTGGATTGCTCAGCGTATGGGCAAGACGATCAAATGCTTTATGACGCACTTAGAGACGCTAAAGTGGAGCTAAGTGCCGGTGTTCAATACGGTAATGAGGGGCATCTTAAAATGCGCCTAAATGTGGCGTGTCCGCAAGCGCTGCTGATAGAAGGGCTAAAGCGTATGCACTTAGCTTTGAGTAATATTAAATCCTAAAAACTGTTATCTAAGTGACTTGCGCTGGTTACTCTAGATTTTTTATAACCGCTTATTAAGGGTTAAATTTCTATCCTATTTAACGTTACGCCAAATAACTGATAATAATTCCGCATCTAATAACCATCGCCCTGCCTAAACTTGTTAAAATAGCGCACCAATTTATTTATTGATGGACACTTTGTTTATGACCACTGCAGCTGCCACTCCCGCAATCAAAGAAGATCGCATTTTAATTCTCGATTTTGGCTCGCAGTATAGCCAGCTTATCGCCCGCCGTGTACGTGATTCAGGCGTATTCTGTGAGATGTTCCCTTATGATATCGACACTCAGCGTATTACTGATTTTGGCGCAAAAGGCATCATCTTATCTGGTGGTCCTGAGAGCGTCCATGCGGATAACAGCCCACGCATTAACGATGCCGTATTTGACTTAGGCGTACCAGTATTAGGTATTTGCTACGGTATGCAAGCCATGGCAGAGCGTTTTGGTGGCAAAGTTCACGCCAGTGATATCCATGAATTTGGCGCTGCAACCATTAATATCGATGGGAAATCGGCACTAACTGACGGCATTGAAGACGCAGCGGGCAAACTGAATGTTTGGATGAGTCATGGCGATAAAGTAGTCGATGCGCCACAAGGCTTCGATATTGTTGCCAGTACGCCAAGCTGCCCGATTGCCATCATGGCAGACGATTCGCGCCACTATTATGGTCTACAGTTCCATCCTGAAGTGACGCATACCGCA
This genomic window from Psychrobacter urativorans contains:
- the dnaA gene encoding chromosomal replication initiator protein DnaA; the protein is MIDTATLWSKCLEDLRYSVKDNVFTMWLRPLSAHQEMQTLIVRAPNDYFVAYIKKNHLHDIEQLVAKHSKGSIEEVVVRVDNTNHSALTSHEGLEDNSYVSDALFDTNSPSPASISQATKNSLNSNADLILPVSVDADTKSLSYLNPDFTFETFVTGKSNNLAYKACYELSKRQSKNRHNPLFIYGPSGLGKTHLMHSVADRYVKNNKSFYYFTSENFINQLVYSLRNNKIEDFKKKIKKVDLLIVDDIHVLAGKTKSSNEFLTLFADFTSGDKQLILASDRHPSQMTEFDERFRSRFSWGLTVAVEPPEIDTRVQILQKKAASFGMILPKECALFIAQNVVSNVRRLEGALNQVFANANLTGAPITLEMVQYALKDIVALRVQAINMVNIRKVVAEYYDVTIKDIMGRKRTRSIARPRQIAMALSRELTSNSFPDIGQSFGGRDHTTVMHACDKVAELRAADPAFDKDYKSLSMMLQAG
- the recF gene encoding DNA replication/repair protein RecF (All proteins in this family for which functions are known are DNA-binding proteins that assist the filamentation of RecA onto DNA for the initiation of recombination or recombinational repair.); translated protein: MIERLQISHLRNLTQVTMQTAACNVIIGVNGSGKTSLLEAIFLLSRGKSFRHSQPKRYVQHHQSAAIVHAKLTDGSTLAIQKQVDATTMLRLNQTTVYNQSILTEQLPTLLIDPSTMDMLEQGSASRRQLLDWLVFHMKPGFHAQWLAYQRLLKQRNSLLKQTKHLTSVQRAEIKAWDKGLASHAALIHHYRAQVFAAWQPYFAQTISKLLPTYVQQLSLSYNAGYDTSMPLDEQLNERLTQDLQLGYTRNGSHRADIHVHWHSDASAKNEVNIEFASDPVIKLPIIKEQAANVLSRGEKKLLITALRLSQLPLLLNRSEMTNAAPTVNLVTTTPVVLLDDITAELDDRAIDILLSTLAQLPCQVFMTSLTSDILPLVAKYWSTANVFHVKQGILTAYP
- the dnaN gene encoding DNA polymerase III subunit beta → MQLSINRESLLKAINLIAKAADKRHNMIILGNIKVQLSESELILTASDLEVELTSTLKLPAGACIESGATTLPAIKLKDICKSLPAQAQINLATQENERCLLTSGKSRFTLGTLPSENYPSLGNPENITPLIISRSRLTNLIHKTQFAMAIQDVRYYLTGMLFDVSQQQLTTVATDGHRLALARSVIDVSADLNMQAILPRKAVIELERLTSELGKMLGDQDNSVTLSFGREFLQVSLPFGDVDSTGQVSQDLMVTFTARLIDGKFPDYRRVMPSNTDKLALFNKEKMTDVLRRVAILSNEKSRGVVFNFASDGMVEVRANNAEQDEAIEMIQAKYQGEPMELSFNSAYLQDVLGVIQGDVQMHMSQSNASVLVNQLNDDLHQYVIMPMRI